The following proteins are co-located in the Rattus norvegicus strain BN/NHsdMcwi chromosome 19, GRCr8, whole genome shotgun sequence genome:
- the Galns gene encoding N-acetylgalactosamine-6-sulfatase isoform X1 — protein MGGIPNSEHLLPELLKKAGYTNKIVGKWHLGHRPQFHPLKHGFDEWFGSPNCHFGPYDNKVKPNIPVYRDWEMVGRFYEEFPINLKTGEANLTQLYLQEALDFIRTQHARQSPFFLYWAIDATHAPVYASKQFLGTSLRGRYGDAVREIDDSVGKILSLLQNLGISKNTFVFFTSDNGAALISAPKEGGSNGPFLCGKQTTFEGGMREPAIAWWPGHIAAGQVSHQLGSIMDLFTTSLSLAGLKPPSDRVIDGLDLLPTMLQGHIIDRPIFYYRGNTLMAVTLGQYKAHLWTWTNSWEEFRQGIDFCPGQNVSGVTTHTQEEHTELPLIFHLGRDPGERFPLRFTSNEYQDALSRTTQVIQQHQKSLVPGQPQLNVCNQAVMNWAPPGCEKLGKCLTPPESVPEKCFWAH, from the exons GCATCTGGGTCATAGACCCCAGTTCCACCCCCTGAAGCATGGATTTGATGAGTGGTTTGGATCCCCCAATTGTCATTTTGGACCATACGACAACAAGGTCAAGCCCAACATCCCTGTGTACAGGGACTGGGAAATGGTTGGCAG ATTTTATGAAGAGTTCCCAATCAACCTAAAGACCGGGGAAGCTAACCTCACCCAACTCTACTTACAA GAAGCTCTGGACTTCATCCGGACACAACATGCAAGGCAGAGCCCCTTCTTCCTCTACTGGGCCATCGACGCCACACACGCACCAGTGTATGCCTCAAAACAGTTCCTGGGTACCAGCCTTCGAGGGCG TTATGGCGATGCTGTCCGGGAAATAGATGACAGTGTTGGAAAGATCCTGAGCCTTCTGCAGAACTTGGGCATCAGTAAGAACACATTTGTCTTCTTTACGTCTGACAATGGTGCAGCGCTCATCTCTGCTCCCAAAGAAG GTGGCAGCAATGGTCCCTTCCTGTGTGGGAAGCAGACTACGTTTGAAGGCGGGATGAGGGAGCCTGCAATCGCTTGGTGGCCAGGGCACATTGCCGCAGGCCAG GTCAGCCACCAGCTGGGAAGCATCATGGACCTCTTCACCACCAGCCTGTCCCTTGCAGGCCTGAAGCCCCCCAGTGACAGGGTAATTGATGGCCTTGACCTCCTCCCCACCATGCTCCAGGGCCACATCATAGACAG GCCCATATTTTATTACCGTGGCAACACACTGATGGCAGTCACTCTTGGCCAGTACAAAGCACACCTCTGGACTTGGACCAACTCCTGGGAGGAGTTCAGACAG GGCATTGACTTCTGCCCCGGGCAGAATGTTTCAGGAGTCACAACCCACACCCAGGAAGAGCACACGGAGCTACCCCTGATCTTCCACCTGGGACGTGACCCAGGGGAGAGATTCCCACTCAG GTTCACCAGCAATGAGTACCAGGATGCCCTCAGCAGGACCACCCAGGTCATCCAGCAACACCAAAAGTCTTTGGTCCCTGGACAGCCCCAGCTCAATGTGTGTAACCAGGCTGTCATG AATTGGGCGCCTCCAGGCTGTGAAAAACTAGGGAAGTGTCTGACACCTCCTGAGTCTGTCCCCGAGAAGTGTTTCTGGGCCCATTAG